A single Paenibacillus kribbensis DNA region contains:
- a CDS encoding acetoin reductase yields MSKVAIVTDSGGGLGKGIAERLCRDGFSVVLHDINEALLNETVSELKGKNFNVIGVKGDVSKREDQFNLVKEAVDQFGRLDVFVNNAGIDAVAPFLEITEEQLNRLFKINVNGVVFGTQAAANQFIKQAAKGKIINACSIAGHESFEMLGTYSATKHAVKSFTHSAAKELAKYKITVNAYCPGVAKTKMWDRIDEEMVKYSDDLKPGEAFEKFSSEIALKRYQTPEDVANLVSFLASDDSDYITGQAILTDGGLVYR; encoded by the coding sequence ATGAGCAAGGTTGCAATCGTTACGGATTCTGGAGGCGGATTAGGAAAAGGTATCGCAGAGAGGCTGTGCAGAGATGGTTTCAGTGTTGTACTTCATGACATCAATGAAGCGTTGCTGAACGAAACGGTTTCTGAACTCAAAGGAAAGAACTTTAATGTTATCGGAGTTAAAGGAGATGTATCTAAACGTGAGGACCAATTCAATCTGGTCAAAGAAGCGGTCGATCAATTTGGTCGTTTGGACGTTTTTGTTAACAATGCGGGAATCGACGCGGTTGCTCCGTTTTTGGAAATTACAGAAGAACAACTGAACAGACTATTCAAAATCAACGTAAATGGCGTCGTTTTTGGTACTCAAGCCGCCGCCAATCAATTTATTAAGCAAGCAGCCAAAGGAAAAATCATTAATGCGTGTAGTATAGCAGGCCACGAATCCTTTGAAATGCTCGGCACATATTCTGCGACCAAGCATGCTGTGAAATCCTTTACCCACTCGGCCGCTAAGGAACTGGCTAAATATAAAATTACAGTAAATGCATATTGTCCCGGTGTTGCAAAAACGAAGATGTGGGATCGGATTGACGAAGAAATGGTTAAGTATAGCGACGACCTAAAACCGGGGGAAGCATTTGAGAAGTTTTCTTCGGAAATTGCCCTCAAAAGATATCAAACGCCTGAAGATGTCGCCAATCTAGTATCTTTCTTGGCTTCGGATGATTCGGATTATATTACAGGTCAAGCCATTCTCACGGATGGTGGTCTGGTTTATCGTTGA
- a CDS encoding helix-turn-helix domain-containing protein, translating into MPQIDRYKNRSVNIEFVAVEDFSNLPYPGRFTLILVTSGTMSGILNEHPISIVAPGVLCLAEDDDIQVIEKHNVAAQSFSFHLEFLNTITLSETQGYFPTGPRIQTGLSLFQRDHLYFGVPRVTEKAYPHLFEWFFVLGTEVQAQSDTRWVCRIKKYLIQILGLLEDLNRNSERSSVDLALEYIHANYLRKISLEDLTNCAHLNRVTLNKLFQERCGNTAIGYLLSYRLKVACDLLTHTGMKLNEIARATGFEYDTYFIKQFKAKKGISPTKYRTISRKFATTQ; encoded by the coding sequence ATGCCACAAATTGACAGGTATAAAAACCGTTCCGTGAATATTGAATTTGTCGCAGTGGAGGACTTTAGTAATCTTCCTTATCCGGGGCGTTTTACTCTAATTTTAGTTACGTCTGGAACAATGAGTGGGATATTAAACGAACATCCAATATCTATTGTCGCTCCGGGTGTCCTTTGCTTGGCTGAAGATGATGATATACAAGTCATTGAGAAGCATAACGTAGCTGCGCAATCCTTTAGTTTTCACCTAGAATTTCTTAACACAATAACTCTTTCCGAAACGCAGGGTTACTTTCCAACTGGTCCGAGAATACAAACAGGTCTTTCACTTTTTCAACGTGATCATCTATATTTTGGTGTACCTCGTGTAACGGAAAAAGCATATCCACATTTATTTGAATGGTTTTTTGTACTTGGTACAGAAGTACAGGCGCAAAGCGATACACGCTGGGTATGCAGAATAAAAAAGTACCTCATCCAAATTTTGGGGTTGCTTGAGGATCTAAATCGGAATAGTGAACGGTCGTCCGTTGATTTAGCGTTAGAATATATACACGCTAATTACCTAAGAAAGATTTCTTTGGAAGATTTGACGAATTGTGCTCATTTGAACCGTGTAACTCTTAATAAATTATTTCAGGAAAGATGTGGAAATACAGCAATAGGTTACTTACTTTCATATCGTTTGAAAGTTGCGTGTGATCTTCTAACACATACAGGTATGAAGCTTAATGAAATTGCACGCGCTACTGGATTTGAGTATGACACTTACTTTATCAAGCAATTTAAAGCTAAAAAAGGGATCTCACCTACAAAGTATAGGACCATCTCTCGTAAGTTTGCCACTACTCAATAG
- a CDS encoding epoxide hydrolase family protein, translating to MAVERFHIHISDEILDDLKYRLHHIRWPDQLEDSDWDRGTELNYLKSLVSYWRDQYDWRTQESQLNRFSQFCCNIDGIDVHFVHERGKGPNPLPIILTHGWPDSYLRYQKIIPLLTDPVSHGGDPEDSFDVIVPSLPGFGFSSRPDHSGVNNFRVSEMWAKLMTKELGYKKFAAAGGDIGSGVTRYLASNHPELLFGIHLTDIGIIRNLLTSHEQVTLSEEELQYKKNALEWISLEGGYMSLQSTRPQTLAYGLSDSPVGLAGWIIEKFRAWSDCNGNLRQIFSEDELITHIMVYWLTNTIGSSTRMYYENSHSLPPLGYIEVPTGIALFPADILLPPKEWAVRNLNITRWTSMARGGHFTAMEEPELLAQEIRAFYKPFRAKNKN from the coding sequence ATGGCAGTTGAACGTTTTCATATTCACATCTCTGATGAAATCCTTGATGATCTAAAATACAGACTACATCACATCCGCTGGCCAGATCAATTAGAAGACTCGGATTGGGATCGAGGAACTGAATTAAATTATTTGAAATCTCTCGTTTCGTATTGGCGGGACCAGTATGATTGGCGCACACAAGAATCTCAGTTGAACCGCTTTTCCCAGTTTTGCTGCAATATCGATGGGATTGATGTGCACTTCGTTCATGAGCGTGGTAAAGGACCTAACCCTTTGCCGATCATTCTTACTCACGGATGGCCAGACAGTTACCTTCGTTACCAAAAAATCATCCCTCTTCTTACTGATCCAGTCAGCCACGGCGGTGACCCTGAGGACTCTTTTGATGTAATTGTCCCTTCATTGCCTGGATTTGGGTTCTCCAGTCGCCCTGACCATTCTGGCGTCAACAATTTTCGTGTCTCCGAGATGTGGGCTAAATTAATGACAAAAGAATTAGGATACAAAAAATTTGCTGCTGCGGGTGGGGATATTGGTTCCGGTGTTACAAGATATCTGGCATCAAACCATCCTGAACTTTTATTTGGAATCCACCTAACTGATATTGGTATTATAAGAAATCTCCTCACATCACATGAGCAGGTAACACTTTCAGAAGAAGAGCTGCAATACAAGAAAAATGCTTTAGAATGGATTTCCCTTGAGGGGGGGTACATGTCACTTCAATCGACACGCCCCCAGACTCTTGCTTATGGACTTTCTGACTCACCAGTAGGCTTAGCTGGCTGGATTATTGAAAAATTCCGTGCTTGGAGTGATTGTAATGGTAACCTCCGGCAAATATTTAGCGAGGATGAGCTGATTACGCATATAATGGTTTATTGGCTTACTAACACAATTGGATCATCAACACGTATGTATTATGAAAATTCACATTCTTTGCCGCCATTGGGCTACATAGAAGTACCTACCGGAATTGCATTATTCCCAGCAGATATATTGTTACCGCCTAAAGAATGGGCAGTACGCAACCTAAATATAACTCGCTGGACTTCAATGGCTCGTGGCGGACATTTTACCGCCATGGAAGAGCCAGAGCTTTTAGCCCAGGAGATTCGTGCCTTCTACAAGCCTTTTAGAGCGAAAAATAAAAATTAA
- a CDS encoding NAD(P)H-dependent oxidoreductase: protein MKTLVIVTHPSIETSIINKRWVEELKKYPEKYTVHELYKAYPDGNIDVEREQKWIESHDKLVLQFPIFWFNCPPLLKKWLDDVFTYGWAYGSKGDKLKDRKIALAVSVGVKSEDYSENGRCKHTLEEILVPFKTTAIYCKADYRSFFASYGAEFEPTAETIEKSAQAYLNFIDHM, encoded by the coding sequence TTGAAAACTCTTGTTATCGTAACACATCCAAGTATAGAGACATCTATCATTAATAAACGCTGGGTAGAAGAGCTCAAAAAATACCCGGAAAAGTATACAGTTCACGAATTGTATAAGGCTTACCCTGATGGAAATATTGATGTGGAAAGAGAACAAAAATGGATTGAGAGTCATGATAAACTTGTTTTGCAGTTCCCTATTTTTTGGTTTAACTGCCCTCCACTCCTTAAAAAGTGGTTAGATGATGTATTTACTTACGGCTGGGCTTACGGATCGAAAGGAGATAAACTAAAAGATCGTAAGATTGCTTTGGCTGTATCAGTTGGTGTAAAAAGTGAAGATTACAGCGAGAACGGTAGATGCAAGCATACCTTGGAGGAAATTTTAGTACCTTTCAAAACAACCGCTATTTATTGTAAAGCAGACTACCGTTCGTTCTTTGCTTCATACGGTGCTGAATTTGAACCCACGGCTGAAACAATTGAAAAAAGTGCACAAGCCTATTTAAACTTCATCGATCACATGTAA
- a CDS encoding winged helix-turn-helix transcriptional regulator encodes MPETCVPTGVKLKDTGFGYTLSLIGGKYKMIIMYWLSENKVIRFNELQRCIGTISFKTLSLMLKELEADDLIIRTEFPQVPPKVEYSLSERGLSLIPILDMMCEWGEKNADLDLDTI; translated from the coding sequence GTGCCTGAAACCTGTGTTCCCACTGGCGTGAAACTAAAAGATACTGGCTTTGGATACACGTTATCCTTAATAGGCGGTAAATATAAAATGATCATTATGTATTGGCTTTCCGAAAATAAGGTTATACGATTTAATGAACTGCAGCGATGTATCGGTACCATTTCCTTTAAAACGCTAAGCCTCATGCTAAAAGAACTGGAGGCAGATGACCTGATCATACGCACGGAATTTCCCCAGGTACCTCCTAAAGTTGAATATTCATTATCTGAACGTGGTCTTTCGCTAATTCCTATTCTAGACATGATGTGTGAATGGGGTGAAAAAAACGCAGACCTTGATTTAGACACGATATGA
- a CDS encoding methylthioribulose 1-phosphate dehydratase, translating into MSFSWTDITLEEKRRALEELADVKELFASRNWFPGTSGNLSIRIGDFQPEQFYFAVTASGKDKTKRTAEDFLFVDPYGKAAEATNLKPSAETLIHCEIYRLTGCGAVFHVHTVFNNLISEYYGEQGSVPVQGIELIKAFNIWEENAAIHIPVLPNYADIASIAKLVPGVLNERVPGILLRNHGIYAWGRDVFEAKKHLEAFEFLFETTYRSLLLKSSR; encoded by the coding sequence ATGAGCTTTAGCTGGACAGACATTACATTGGAAGAAAAACGCCGCGCATTGGAAGAACTCGCCGATGTCAAGGAGCTATTTGCATCTCGCAACTGGTTCCCCGGCACGAGCGGCAATTTGTCGATCCGCATCGGTGATTTTCAGCCCGAACAATTTTATTTTGCAGTTACCGCCAGCGGCAAGGACAAGACAAAGCGGACAGCGGAAGATTTTCTGTTTGTTGACCCATACGGGAAAGCCGCCGAAGCAACCAACCTCAAGCCGAGTGCCGAAACACTGATTCATTGTGAAATTTACCGCCTGACAGGCTGCGGAGCCGTTTTCCATGTGCATACCGTGTTTAACAACCTGATTTCCGAGTATTACGGGGAGCAGGGCTCTGTACCTGTGCAAGGAATCGAGCTGATTAAGGCTTTTAACATTTGGGAAGAAAATGCTGCCATCCACATTCCTGTGCTGCCGAATTATGCCGATATCGCCTCGATTGCCAAGCTGGTGCCGGGTGTGCTGAATGAGCGGGTTCCGGGGATTTTATTGCGTAATCACGGCATTTATGCGTGGGGACGTGATGTATTTGAAGCTAAAAAGCATCTGGAGGCGTTTGAATTTTTGTTTGAAACGACGTATCGCTCCCTGCTGCTAAAAAGTTCAAGATGA
- a CDS encoding 2-hydroxy-3-keto-5-methylthiopentenyl-1-phosphate phosphatase: protein MSSSKKPVIFCDFDGTITNSDNIVAIMKHFQPAGYEPIMHHIVNGHTSIREGVGAMFALMPSVQKDEIISYVLGQAGIREGFARFLDYVREQQIEFFVTSGGIDFFIDPLLKPFDIPQDHIFCNGADFSGDNIQITWPHPCEKPCTNDCGMCKTTIIRQYPAEQYEQILIGDSLTDFEGAKIADLVYSRSHLTLKCQELGVPHVPFETFDDIIEDLKQKQKQGVL from the coding sequence ATGAGTTCATCCAAGAAACCCGTCATTTTTTGCGACTTTGACGGGACGATTACGAATAGCGACAATATTGTCGCTATCATGAAGCATTTTCAGCCTGCGGGCTATGAGCCCATCATGCATCATATCGTAAACGGACATACCTCCATTCGTGAAGGCGTAGGTGCCATGTTTGCCCTCATGCCTTCGGTGCAAAAGGACGAAATCATCTCATATGTACTTGGACAAGCGGGTATACGCGAGGGCTTTGCACGTTTTTTGGACTATGTACGGGAGCAGCAGATTGAATTTTTTGTCACCAGCGGCGGCATCGATTTTTTTATTGATCCATTGCTTAAACCCTTCGATATTCCGCAGGATCACATCTTTTGCAACGGAGCGGATTTTTCCGGGGACAATATCCAGATTACGTGGCCGCATCCATGTGAGAAGCCGTGTACAAATGACTGCGGCATGTGCAAAACGACCATCATTCGTCAATACCCTGCCGAACAGTACGAACAGATCTTGATCGGCGACAGCCTGACGGATTTTGAAGGAGCCAAAATTGCCGACCTCGTGTACTCCCGCTCGCACCTGACATTAAAGTGTCAAGAGCTTGGCGTACCGCATGTACCCTTTGAAACATTTGACGACATTATCGAGGATTTAAAGCAAAAACAGAAGCAAGGGGTGCTGTAA
- a CDS encoding 2,3-diketo-5-methylthiopentyl-1-phosphate enolase has protein sequence MSYCLATYRVYDDKADFNKKAQSIAIGMTVGSWTELPQAKRDEMQKHLGSVQSVEVHDGGPGERYADLTIAYPDVNFSRDIPALLVTVFGKISMDGRIKLTKLGFSETFRSAFPGPKFGIEGLRERLGVFDRPLLMSIFKSVIGLNLDELSEQFTRQALGGVDLIKDDEILFENALTPIEKRVEACIKAAEAAERETGKKLLYAANLTGPTSQLKAQALKAIDAGANALLFNVLAYGYDVLHELSSDPAVSVPIAAHPSLAGAVYPSPHYGISASVLLGQLMRLAGADLVLFPSPYGSVTMPREENMAIRDELITPELSLKASMPVPSAGIHPGLVPFIVRDFGTDVVVNAGGGIHGHPMGTEAGGRAFVQAIEAVQQNVPLAEYARSHAELQSALDVWGGEQ, from the coding sequence ATGAGCTATTGCTTGGCGACCTACCGGGTATACGATGACAAAGCCGATTTTAATAAAAAGGCCCAATCCATTGCCATCGGCATGACGGTGGGCAGCTGGACCGAGCTTCCGCAAGCCAAGCGGGATGAGATGCAAAAGCATCTGGGCTCGGTTCAATCCGTGGAGGTTCATGATGGAGGCCCCGGTGAACGTTATGCCGATCTGACCATCGCTTACCCGGACGTCAATTTCAGCCGGGATATTCCCGCGCTGCTGGTGACCGTCTTCGGCAAAATTTCGATGGACGGTCGAATCAAGCTGACGAAGCTGGGCTTCTCGGAGACGTTCCGTTCCGCTTTTCCGGGACCGAAATTTGGCATTGAGGGCTTGCGTGAGCGACTCGGCGTGTTTGATCGCCCGCTGCTTATGAGCATTTTCAAATCGGTGATCGGTCTGAATCTGGACGAGCTGAGCGAGCAATTTACCCGACAGGCTCTCGGTGGCGTTGATCTGATCAAGGATGACGAAATTTTGTTCGAAAATGCCTTGACACCGATTGAAAAACGCGTCGAAGCCTGCATCAAAGCCGCCGAGGCGGCTGAGCGTGAAACCGGTAAAAAGCTGCTGTATGCAGCGAATTTGACCGGACCCACCTCACAGCTCAAGGCGCAGGCCCTCAAAGCTATCGACGCAGGCGCGAACGCGCTGCTGTTCAACGTGCTGGCCTACGGCTACGATGTACTGCATGAGCTCAGCAGCGATCCTGCTGTCTCCGTCCCCATTGCCGCCCACCCTTCATTGGCGGGTGCTGTCTATCCGTCGCCGCATTACGGTATTTCGGCGTCCGTGCTGCTCGGTCAGCTGATGCGGCTGGCTGGCGCTGACCTCGTGCTCTTCCCTTCTCCTTACGGCTCAGTGACGATGCCGCGAGAGGAAAACATGGCGATCCGCGATGAGCTGATCACCCCGGAGCTGTCGCTAAAGGCCAGCATGCCTGTTCCCTCCGCAGGAATTCACCCCGGCCTGGTGCCGTTCATTGTGCGTGACTTTGGCACGGACGTTGTGGTCAACGCCGGGGGTGGCATTCATGGTCATCCGATGGGTACCGAAGCTGGCGGACGCGCTTTTGTGCAAGCGATTGAGGCGGTGCAGCAGAATGTACCGCTGGCAGAATACGCCCGCTCTCATGCTGAGCTGCAATCCGCACTTGATGTGTGGGGAGGCGAACAATGA
- the proC gene encoding pyrroline-5-carboxylate reductase, whose amino-acid sequence MCESQSKFLINEQITFFGAGSMAEAIIRGMTARSVVKRGGITVINRSNQARLEELQQQYGVLFQTEEAAKTELLRRSPVIVLAMKPKDAAAALGQLGPLLSEDQLIISVIAGLSIRTMQTLLGRKQPIARTMPNTSSSIGLGATGISFSKEISEDQRKNVLTMFESVGTVTVIEEEKMDILTGISGSGPAYIYYLMEAMIAGGIRGGLTPEQAHELTVQTALGAARMVQQTGEEPSALRHKIMSPNGSTVAALETLDKGDFYETVIAAVQRCAERSREMGAVLKEGIE is encoded by the coding sequence ATGTGTGAATCACAGTCAAAGTTTTTAATTAACGAGCAAATTACGTTTTTCGGCGCAGGCTCCATGGCAGAGGCTATCATTCGCGGAATGACGGCTCGTTCCGTTGTCAAACGTGGCGGCATTACTGTCATTAACCGCAGTAATCAGGCGCGCCTTGAAGAACTCCAGCAGCAATACGGGGTGCTGTTCCAGACAGAGGAAGCCGCGAAAACCGAGCTGCTGCGCCGTTCTCCAGTCATCGTGCTTGCCATGAAGCCCAAGGATGCTGCCGCGGCACTGGGACAGCTCGGCCCGCTCCTGTCAGAGGATCAGCTGATCATTTCGGTCATCGCCGGATTGTCCATTCGTACGATGCAAACACTGCTAGGCCGCAAGCAGCCGATCGCACGGACGATGCCCAACACCTCCAGCTCGATTGGGCTGGGAGCGACAGGCATCAGCTTTTCCAAGGAGATCAGCGAAGACCAGCGTAAGAATGTGCTCACCATGTTCGAGTCTGTAGGTACGGTGACTGTGATAGAAGAAGAGAAAATGGATATTTTGACCGGGATCTCCGGAAGCGGTCCTGCCTATATCTACTATTTGATGGAAGCCATGATTGCGGGTGGAATTCGTGGTGGCTTGACCCCTGAGCAAGCGCACGAGCTGACAGTCCAAACCGCGCTTGGGGCGGCACGTATGGTACAACAAACCGGAGAGGAGCCTTCTGCTCTGCGTCACAAAATCATGTCGCCCAATGGCTCGACGGTGGCCGCTTTGGAGACACTGGACAAAGGAGATTTCTATGAAACCGTAATTGCGGCAGTGCAGCGTTGTGCTGAACGATCCCGTGAGATGGGAGCTGTACTAAAGGAGGGAATTGAATGA
- a CDS encoding glutamate-5-semialdehyde dehydrogenase: MSKLTTNTAATEENQFSEVRAKATLAKKSAGAMNRLTTAQKNKALLAMAEALVSHTEELIAANSDDLQRGRELGTSESLLDRLKLTEERIGAIAEGLRQIAELPDPVGDMLEQIERPNGLRIEKIRVPLGVIGIIYEARPNVTVDAAGLCLKTGNPVVLRGGSAALASNRKIIEVLQQALDTTAVPREALQLIEDSDRASVNEMLTLNGLLDVIIPRGGRSLIQNVVQNATVPVIETGAGVCHTYLDATADTQMAEAITLNAKVQRPSVCNSMETLLVHADFAQAHLTSLAERFRDAGVELRGCARTRALVPWAVTATEEDYGTEYNDYIMNVKVVDHLDEALEHIARYGTLHSECIVTEDKAHAERFLQEVDAAAVYHNASTRFTDGFEFGFGAEIGISTQKLHARGPMGLPALTSTKYRVYGTGQIRE, from the coding sequence ATGAGTAAATTAACGACGAACACAGCTGCAACAGAGGAAAACCAGTTCAGTGAAGTACGGGCCAAAGCGACTTTGGCCAAAAAAAGTGCCGGAGCCATGAACCGACTGACAACAGCACAAAAAAATAAAGCATTGCTCGCTATGGCAGAGGCATTGGTGAGCCATACGGAAGAGCTGATTGCAGCGAACAGTGACGATTTGCAGCGTGGACGTGAATTGGGAACGTCGGAATCGCTGCTCGACCGTCTCAAGCTGACCGAGGAGCGAATCGGGGCTATCGCCGAAGGACTGCGCCAAATTGCCGAGTTGCCGGATCCAGTCGGTGACATGCTGGAACAGATCGAACGTCCTAACGGTCTACGGATTGAGAAAATACGTGTGCCGCTGGGTGTCATTGGCATCATATATGAAGCCCGTCCGAATGTAACGGTAGATGCTGCGGGCCTGTGCCTGAAAACAGGCAATCCGGTTGTGCTGCGCGGTGGTTCGGCGGCCCTCGCCTCCAACCGCAAAATCATTGAAGTGCTTCAGCAGGCGCTGGACACAACAGCCGTACCCCGCGAGGCGCTTCAACTGATTGAAGATTCAGACCGCGCCTCCGTCAACGAAATGCTCACCTTGAACGGTCTGCTGGATGTGATTATCCCACGTGGTGGGCGTTCGCTCATCCAAAACGTGGTTCAAAACGCTACTGTGCCTGTCATTGAAACCGGCGCTGGCGTATGCCATACGTATTTGGACGCTACGGCGGATACACAGATGGCGGAAGCCATTACGCTGAACGCCAAGGTGCAAAGACCGTCTGTGTGCAACTCGATGGAAACGCTGCTCGTCCACGCCGATTTTGCACAAGCACACTTAACAAGCTTGGCAGAACGCTTCCGTGATGCTGGCGTTGAGCTGCGCGGCTGCGCACGGACGCGTGCACTGGTTCCCTGGGCTGTTACAGCCACGGAGGAGGACTACGGCACAGAGTACAATGATTACATTATGAACGTCAAGGTGGTAGACCATCTGGACGAAGCACTTGAGCATATTGCCCGTTACGGCACGTTGCACTCGGAATGTATTGTCACCGAGGATAAAGCCCATGCCGAACGTTTCCTTCAGGAAGTGGATGCAGCAGCTGTATATCACAATGCCTCCACCCGCTTCACAGATGGCTTTGAATTCGGGTTTGGCGCTGAGATCGGGATCAGCACCCAAAAATTGCATGCCCGCGGCCCTATGGGCCTGCCTGCGCTGACTTCAACCAAATACCGTGTGTACGGTACTGGACAAATCAGGGAATAA
- the proB gene encoding glutamate 5-kinase: protein MKVVPRKYKLSSFAYKGWKFFCITKRAQIKEVDVLSTRIVIKIGSSSLTGVEGGLNREAIAFFAREISLLRAKGHEVLLVTSGAVAAGFREIGYPFRPKLLHEKQAAAAVGQALLMQAYQQAFKDFDLVSAQILLTRSDFLSRKRMNNAGMTVEELLRQQIIPIFNENDTVSIDELKFGDNDMLSALVANLVKAQHLIIITDTDGVYTADPRKHPNAVRFERIDEITEEIYALAGGSGSAVGTGGMRSKIEAAKVATRGGVPVYVGRVSANGDLDAAVEGHGPGTYFDTHLSSLPMKKQWLGFMSTPLGTVHVDHGAEEALVHGGHSLLPVGVRRVEGSFHAGDVVEVLGPENKVLGRGIVNYDDEQLRIVQGLPSGEVVGKIGPIHRLEVIHRDEWITLYM, encoded by the coding sequence ATGAAGGTGGTACCGCGGAAGTATAAACTTTCGTCCTTTGCATACAAAGGATGGAAGTTTTTTTGTATTACAAAAAGAGCACAGATTAAGGAAGTGGACGTCTTGTCGACACGTATCGTCATTAAAATCGGAAGCAGCTCCCTGACTGGAGTGGAAGGTGGCTTGAACCGGGAGGCCATCGCCTTTTTTGCCCGGGAAATCAGCTTGCTTCGTGCAAAAGGCCATGAAGTGCTGCTGGTCACATCAGGCGCGGTAGCCGCCGGGTTCCGGGAGATCGGGTACCCGTTTCGCCCTAAGCTGCTGCATGAAAAACAGGCGGCAGCGGCCGTTGGTCAAGCACTTCTCATGCAGGCCTATCAGCAGGCTTTTAAAGATTTTGACCTGGTAAGCGCGCAGATTCTGCTGACCCGCAGTGATTTTTTGAGCCGCAAACGGATGAACAATGCCGGAATGACCGTGGAAGAGCTGCTGCGCCAGCAGATTATCCCGATCTTTAACGAAAATGACACCGTATCGATTGACGAATTGAAATTCGGCGATAACGATATGCTGTCTGCACTGGTTGCCAATCTGGTCAAAGCCCAGCATTTGATCATCATTACAGATACTGATGGCGTATATACGGCAGACCCGCGCAAACATCCGAACGCCGTACGCTTTGAACGTATCGACGAAATTACGGAGGAGATTTATGCACTCGCTGGAGGCTCCGGCTCAGCAGTAGGTACGGGCGGCATGCGATCCAAGATCGAAGCTGCCAAGGTAGCTACGCGTGGTGGTGTGCCTGTGTATGTAGGACGTGTCAGTGCTAACGGCGATCTGGACGCAGCCGTCGAAGGACACGGGCCGGGAACTTATTTTGACACCCACCTCTCTTCACTGCCGATGAAAAAGCAATGGCTTGGTTTTATGTCCACCCCTCTGGGTACAGTGCATGTAGACCATGGGGCTGAGGAGGCGTTGGTACACGGGGGACACAGTCTGCTTCCCGTTGGCGTACGGCGTGTCGAAGGCAGCTTTCATGCCGGGGATGTCGTAGAGGTGCTGGGGCCGGAAAATAAGGTGTTAGGGCGCGGCATCGTCAATTATGACGATGAACAGCTTCGAATCGTACAAGGATTACCCAGCGGCGAAGTTGTGGGCAAAATCGGTCCCATTCACCGGCTTGAGGTGATCCACAGGGATGAATGGATTACACTATATATGTAG